A region from the Eulemur rufifrons isolate Redbay chromosome 21, OSU_ERuf_1, whole genome shotgun sequence genome encodes:
- the SRSF9 gene encoding serine/arginine-rich splicing factor 9: MSGWADERGGEGDGRIYVGNLPTDVREKDLEDLFYKYGRIREIELKNRHGLVPFAFVRFEDPRDAEDAIYGRNGYDYGQCRLRVEFPRTYGGRGGWPRGGRNGPPTRRSDFRVLVSGLPPSGSWQDLKDHMREAGDVCYADVQKDGMGMVEYLRKEDMEYALRKLDDTKFRSHEGETSYIRVYPQRSTSYGYSRSRSGSRGRDSPYQSRGSPHYFSPFRPY; this comes from the exons ATGTCGGGCTGGGCGGACGAGCGCGGCGGCGAGGGCGACGGGCGCATCTACGTGGGGAACCTTCCGACCGACGTGCGCGAGAAGGACTTGGAAGACCTGTTCTACAAGTACGGCCGCATCCGCGAGATCGAGCTCAAGAACCGGCACGGCCTCGTGCCCTTCGCCTTCGTGCGCTTCGAGGACCCCCG AGATGCTGAGGATGCAATTTATGGAAGGAATGGTTATGATTATGGCCAATGTCGGCTTCGTGTGGAGTTCCCCCGGACTTACGGAGGTCGGGGTGGGTGGCCCCGTGGTGGGAGGAATGGACCTCCTACAAGAAGATCTGATTTCCGAGTTCTTGTTTCAG GACTTCCTCCATCAGGCAGCTGGCAGGACCTGAAGGATCACATGCGAGAAGCTGGGGATGTCTGTTATGCAGATGTGCAGAAGGATGGAATGGGGATGGTCGAGTATCTCAGAAAAGAAGACATGGAATATGCCCTGCGTAAACTGGACGACACCAAATTCCGCTCTCATGAG GGTGAAACTTCCTACATCCGAGTTTATCCTCAGAGAAGCACCAGCTATGGCTACTCACGGTCTCGGTCTGGGTCAAGGGGCCGTGACTCTCCATACCAAAGCAGGGGTTCCCCACACTACTTCTCTCCTTTCAGGCCCTACTGA